In Rhodococcus pseudokoreensis, the DNA window ATCGGTGGTGGCCTGCTCATCGGGCGAGTTCCCGCCAAGTGGTTGCTGTCCGGAACGGCCGCCCTGTGGGCGCTGGCGATGCTCCCGATGCTGTGGAGCGAGAGTTTCGCGGTGCTGATCGCGTCCCGGATGATGCTCGGGTTGGCGGAGGGCCCGGCCACTGCGATGGCGCTCGCGGTGGTGCACTCCTGGTTCACAGCCGACAAGCGCACCATTCCGACGTCCATCGTCACCGCCGGCGCGGGCATCGGCCCACTGCTCGCGGCGCCGTTGCTGACCACGGTGATCGTCAACCACAGCTGGCACGCTGCCTTCGGTGCCCTCGTTCTTGTAGGCGCGCTCTGGCTTCCGCTGTGGATGGCGTTCGGCCGTTGGGGTGACGCGGACTCCGAGCCGGTGGCCCGGATCGCTGCGGGGTCGGAGGAGCGGATCCCGGCAATGAAGCTGCTCACCAACCGCACCCTGATCGGAGTCGCTGTCCTGATGTTCGCGATGTACTCGTCGGCCGCAATCAAACTGAGCTGGCTGCCCGTGTACTTCCGGCAAGGACTCGGCTACGACGCGGCGAGCGCCGGACGCTTCGTGGCCCTGACGTATCTCGCCGTCGCCGTCATGGTACTCGTCACGGGGTGGGTGTCCCGGGTCATGACCAAGCGTGGTGTGCAGTACCGCCTCTCGCGTGGCGTGTTCCCGGCATCGCTCGTCGTTGCTGCCGGTGTCAGCACGCTCGTCTTCGCCCAGCTGGGCCGTGGCCTGCCGAATCTGCTCCTGATCGTCGTGGGAGCCTCGCTGGCGAGTGCGTCGGCCGGTGTGGCGATGTCGGCGGTCTCCGATGTGGTGCCGCAGAGTCAGCGTGGTTCGGTGATGGGTGCTCTCGTCGCGTTCTACAGCATGGCGGGTGTGTTCGCGCCTCTGGTGCTGGGTGCGATCGTCGGTGGTGCGGAGACCCCCATGGCCGGCTACCGGAGCGGGTTCGGGCTTCTCGGCCTTGTCGTGATCGTCGGCGGTGTCCTGGGCGGTCTGCTGATCGATCCGGTGCGTGATCGCCCCGGGCGGGTTGCGCAGGGCGATGTCGGTTCCCTTGCGGCTCGCTCGATCGATTAGTTAACGACCATTGACTGTGATGGACAGTGGGGATACGGTGTGACGTGAGCAATGCCGCGACGTATCCCCACTGAAATTCGCAACGTGGCCCGTCACGCGGACGACTGTCCACAAATTCAGAAATGGTTCAAGTGAACGAGTGTAGACACAAGTCGCACTCTACTGAGGCACAAGAGGTTGGTTCGACATGTACTTCACCCAAGGCCTGCACCGGTCGGTTCAGCAGAACCCCGACCGCGCCGCCGTGATCGACGGAGACCGCGAGGTCACCTTCCGGGAATTACGTGCACGCGTCGCGCGACTGGCCGGTGGATTGCAGTCTCTCGGCGCCCGGCCCGGTGACCGGGTCGGCATCCTCGCCACCAACCGGGTGGAGTACATCGAGTACATACTCGCGTGTGCGTGGCTGGGCGTCATCTCCTCCCCGGTGAACAACCGATGGAGCCTCGACGAGATGGCCTTCCAGATCGAGGACGCCGGCATCGGCATTCTCGTCGTGGACAAGCCCCGACTCGAGACCGCGAAGGAACTACGGACGCGCCGAGCGGAGTTGCACACCCTGGTGTGCATCGACGGTGACGATACCGACGGGTCCGCCGTCGACTATGAGCGGATGATCGCGGACGCGGAACCCATCGAGGACAGCTTCGTCGACCCCGACGAGCTCGCCCTGCTGATGTACACCGGTGGCACCACGGGCCGGTCCAAGGGCGTGATGCTCACCTCCGGCCAGGTGATGGTCTCGGCGATGGGCGCCACGATCACGGCGAGCCTGGACAACCAGGCGCAGCGCGTCCTGCACGTCGCGCCCTTTTTCCACCTCGCAGCCTACTGCGGAGCGCTTCAGCACATCATGATCGGTTCGACGCACGTCTTGATCGGCGACTTCACCGTCGAGGCACTGGCCGAGGTGATTTCGACCAGGCGCGTGACGATGACGACTCTGGTGCCGACGATGCTGCAGTGGCTGCTCGACTACGCGGCCGAGCACGGGACCGACCTGTCCAGTCTGCAGTGCATGAGCTACGGCACTGCCCCGATGCCGGAACCGTTGGTGCGCAAGTTGATCGATGAAATTCCGGGAATCCGTCTGCGTCAGGTCTACGGCATGACCGAGCTGGCGCCGGCGGCAACGATTCTCACCAATGCTGATCACTACGACCGCGATCATCCCGAGCGGCTGCGCTCGGTCGGCCGCGCCGCCGCCCACGCGGAGGTCCGGATCGTCGATCCCGGCGACGTGGAGGTGCCGCGCGGCACCGTCGGGGAGGTCGTGGTCCGTGGCAAGCACATGATGCTCGGCTATCTCAACCTCCCGGAGGAATCCGCCCGGGCCCTGCGCGGTGGCTGGATGCACACCGGCGACGCCGGCTACATGGACGACCACGGCTATCTCTTCTTGGTCGACAGGCTCAAAGACATGATCGTCAGTGGTGGTGAGAACGTCTACTCGGCCGAGGTCGAGAAGGTCGTTCACACACATCCCGCCGTCGCGAGCTGTGCTGTGATCGGAGTTCCCGACGAGGTCTGGGGCGAGCGGGTGCATTGCGTCGTCGTCCTCGAACCGCGGCACACACTGACGGCCGAAGATCTGCGCGATTTCGTCGGCGAGCGCATCGCCCGCTACAAGGCACCGCGCACGGTGAGCATTGTCGATGCAATGCCGCTGTCGCCGGTCGGCAAGATTCTCAAGCGCAAGCTTCGCGACGAGTACGTCTCGTGACGGCGTCCTCGGCGTGCGACGGGCCTGCTGTCGAATCGGAGTGCGCGGACCCCGACCGGACGTGGTTCGACCGAGTGACCGCGGTGCCTCCCGGCAAAGGCGAGATCGTCGTCGACGGTGCCAGGATCGCGTACCGCGTCTGGGGTGAGGACGGCGATCGCGCCGTGGTCCTCGTGCACGGGAGCGCGGCGCACTCGCGTTGGTGGGATCATCTGGCTCCGTGGCTGGCGACGAACCGACGAGTGTTCGCACTCGACCTGAGCGGGCACGGTGACAGTGATCACCGCGACTCCTACAGTCGCGCTCAGTGGGTCGCCGAGGTGATGGCGGTGGCGCAGGCGTCCGGGCCGCGTCCGATCGTGATCGGGCACAGCCTCGGTGGATTTGTTGTGCTCGACGCCGCCGCCTGCCACGGGGCGGAACTCGGCGGCGTCGTCGTGGTGGATTCGCCGGTGAAGGACAGTCACGCCCAAACCTTGCCGCTGCGTGAGCGGGCACGCCGTCCGCACCGGATCCACGCCAGCGCAGACGAACTCGCCGACCGCTTCACGGCGCTGCCGCAGTCGCGCCCGATCGCGCCCCACCTCGAACGATACGTGGGGCGAGAATCGGTGCGACGCAGAGAGAACGGCTACAGCTGGCATTTCGATCCCAAGATCTTCGAGTGCACGCCGATGCTGATCGACGAGGTGCTTCCCACGTCGTGTCCGGTGGCCGTTGTCCGTGCCGAGCACGGCTCACTCGACGCGGCGATGTGCCGCCGACTGGTCGAGCGGCTCGGTCCCCGCGCAGTGGCGTTCGACATCCCGGACTGCGGCCACAGCCTGATGCTCGAGCGCCCGCTCGCGCTCGTGAGCGCATTGTCTGCGCTCGTCACTTGGTGGAGCACCAACTGAACGTGCAGGGACCACGGAACTTTCATCCAGTCTCTCGAGGAGCAACAGAAATGGGTCCCACACACCGAATTGTCGCGTCGGCGGGGGCCGCACCGCGACCGGCGAACGTGCTGTTCGCCACGACGAAGACGGCCCATCAGGACAGGACCGACGCCACCGCAATCGCGGCGGCTCTCCGGCTCGGTCAGGACGTGTTCTGTGCCGATGTCTGCTTCACGCCGACCGAACTGGTCCTGATGGAGGACCTCGGATTCTCCGAACGCGGTGAGGGCTGGAAGGACGTCCAGAACGGCCTCTTCGACCGCAACGGCGAGCTGCCGGTGAACCCGGACGGCGGACTCGTGAGCTTCGGCCATCCGATCGACGCCTCGGGCCACAACCTGGGCGGATTCCCGGGCGAGTGCGTCTCGTTCATGTCCATCGTCGGCACGGAGAAGGTCTGACATGGCGGCGAGAAAAGCAGGCCCCCTGGCGGGTGTGCGGGTGCTCGAGCTCGGCGGTATCGGGCCGGGGCCGTTCGCGTCGATGATGCTCGCAGACATGGGTGCCACGGTGATCCGGATCGTTCGTGGTGCGGGATGGAGCAGCCGGAACCCGATCCTCAACCGCGGGCGGGTCACCGTCGAGGTCGACCTGAAGGACCCTTCGGGTGTCGCCGCGGTGCGCCGGCTCGCCGAGCACAGCGACGTCGTGGTGGAGGGTTTCCGCCCGGGCGTCGCGGAGCGACTCGGGCTCGGGCCCAAGGAGCTTCACGACATCAACCCGAAATTGGTCTACGGCCGGATGACCGGCTGGGGTCAGGACGGACCCTGGGCGCAGGCGCCGGGGCACGACATCAACTACCTCTCCTTGACCGGTGCACTGCACGCCATCGGGCCCAAGGGTGGGGATCCGGTGCCGCCGCTGAACCTGGTCGCCGATTTCGGCGGTGGTGGGATGCTGCTGGCCTACGGGATCGCGTGCGCCTTGGTCAGTGCGGCCGCGACCGGCTCCGGCCAGGTGGTGGACGCCGCGATGGTGGACGGTGCGTCACTGCTGATGGCGATGGCATACGGTCATTACGCGGACGGGTCCATGGTCGACGAGCGTGGCTCGAACATGCTCGACGGGGCGGCGCCGTTCTATCGCACCTACCGTTGTGCCGACGACCGGCACATGGCGGTCGGGTGTGTGGAGGACCAGTTCTACCGGGAATTCCTGCAGATCCTGGGGCTCGACGGTGACGAGTTGTTCGCCGATCAGTTCGACCGGGACGCCTGGCCGCAGCAGAGCGAGCGGATCGCTGGACTGTTCGCGAGCAGACCTCGCACGGAATGGGAGGCGGTCTTCGCCGACACCGAGGCCTGCACCACGCCGGTTCTGGCGATGAGGGAGGCCGCCGCGCATCCGCATGTCTCGGCGCGACGGACCTTCGCAGCACTCGACGGCATCGTGCAGCCGATGCCGGCGCCTCGATTCGACGCGACGCCGCCCGGCGTTCCGGAGCCGCCGACGGCGGACCCGAGCTCGGTCGCGGAGGCGTTGCGGATGTTCGGAATTTCGCAGGATGGGAGGTCGGATCCGCTCGTGGATAGCGTCCTCACTGCCCCACGGTCTCCCCGATAGCCTCGTCGTCGACGGTCGGATACAGCGCGGCGTGGCAGAGTTGGAAGAGTTCGTCGGAGATGCCGGGTCGGGCCGCGAGAGTTTCGGACAGCATCACCTCGTTCAACATGCCGGCGATCGCCGATACCATCGCCGCCCCGTCGCTCGGCGACAGGTCGGGTCGGGTGGTGGTCAGGCAGTGCGTCCACTCCTCGATGAACACCTGTTGCTTGCGCTGGCGTTCTGCCTGAGCGTCCGGTCCGAGGTGATGCTGCTCCGCGGCCGCGACCACGATGAGATCCGGGATCTCCAGCATGACGTCGATGTAGGACCGGAGCAGCCGGTTCATCGCGGAATCCGCGGAATCGGCGCCGGCGAGGGCGGCGTCCATGCCGAGGGTCACGCGCTCACCGGCGCGATGCAGGGCGGTCGCGAGAATGTCCTCCTTGTTCTTGAAGTGACGGTACGGCGCGGCGGCGGTGACGCCGACGGCCTCGGCGATGTCCACCATGGACACCCCGCGGAAGCCTCGCTCACGGAACAGACCGATCGCCGTGTGCAGGATCTGCTCTCGGCGAGACGAGCGTACCCAGCCAATCGTGTGGGCTACCGGACCTTCGGCCCCGGGCGCGAGCGACACCGAGAGGACGGCCGAGACGAGGCCGGTCGCCAGTTCGACGAGCCGGGCACGCGGAATGTTGCGGTGGCCGACACGCGCCAGTCCGATCACGCCACCCGCGCTTGCCCGGACGTAGAGTTCGGCGTCGGCGATCCCGAGCTGCGGGTGCACGTCGAGCAGGATCGGTACGAGGCGATCGCCGAGTTCGTCCCGTCTGCGGGTGATCTCGGCGCGCCGGTCCGGGTTGAGGTTGCGCACGTGGCGCAGCGCGACGGCGAGTTCGGCTCGGTGTCCAAGGCAGTACTCGACGACCGGGCCGATCGTCCGGTCCAGTCTCTGCCGCGCGGACAGTTCGGCGGCGTCCGCGAGGGTGGCGTCGACGATGGACACAAGGTCGTCTAGCACACCCACACCGATGGCGAGGAGGATCGCTTCCTTGCCAGCGAAGTGGCGGTACAGTGCCGGACCGCTGATGCCGATGTCGGCGCCGATGTCGTCGACGCTGACGCCGGTGTAGCCACGTTGATAGAACAGTCGAGCGGAGCGGGTGAGGATCTCGACCCGGCGCTCGGCCGCGGGCAACCGTTTGCGGCGGCTGCCTGGCGCACGGCCGGCTTGCCCGTTTCGGGAGTTCATCGGCGCCTCCGCAGTGGTGAACGACCTTTCATGAATCCGATCGTATAGGACGACACCTTTTGCAGGGTGTTCGCTAAGTTTTCGCGCAGTCTAGTTAACGATCATTGACTCTCGTGATACTGCGTCATACGCTCGGGTCGTGCGTCCGAATGGCGCCGGGAACCGCCGGAGGGCGTTGCTTCCGATTTCGAAAGGGCAGAATTCATGGACGGGATCCGCTACGCCGTCGAGGACGGTGTCGCCACCATCACGCTCGACCGACCGACGGCGAAGAACGCATTCACGCTGGACATGGTCGATATGTGGGCCGAGTACGTGCAGCAGGCGCATCGGGATCCGGCAGTGGGGGCGTTGGTGCTCACAGGCGCCGGCGATGCGTTCTGCGCGGGCGGTGATCTGAGCACGATATCGGACATGACCTCCCGGGCGATGGCCGGCAAGGAGGCCCTCGCGAACCGTATCCACCGCGTCGCCTTCGCGATGGAGGCGATGGACAAGCCGACCATTGCGGCGGTGAACGGTGTCGCGGTCGGTGCGGGCATGGATATGGCGCTGATGTGCGACATCCGATTCATGGCCCGCAGCGCACGGATGGGCGAAGGGTACGTCAAGCTCGGCCTCGTCCCCGGTGACGGGGGTGCGTACTACCTACCGCGCATCGTGGGAACGGCAAAGGCTTTGGAACTTCTGCTCACCGGCGACTTCGTCGACGCGGACGAAGCGTTGCGGATCGGCCTGGTCGCTCGAGTTGTCGACGACGAGTCGCTGCTGAAGGAGACCCAGACCTTCGCCGCGCGCCTGGCCGCCGGCCCGCCGCTCGCGATCCGGATGATCAAACGCGCCGTGTACCGCAGCCTCGACACCGATCTACGCACCAGCCTGGACCTCATCTCGTCGCATATGGGCCTGGTCGCGACCAGCGAAGACGCACGTGAGGCGATCGCCGCCATGAAAGAGAAGCGGACCCCCATGTTCACCGGCCGCTAGCACCGCTGCTCGGTACGAGCTCGACGAACGCGCGCGCGGCTGGCGACAGCGGGTCCTCCCGGTAATAGAGGAAGGCCTTGCGCAGTT includes these proteins:
- a CDS encoding acyl-CoA synthetase, giving the protein MYFTQGLHRSVQQNPDRAAVIDGDREVTFRELRARVARLAGGLQSLGARPGDRVGILATNRVEYIEYILACAWLGVISSPVNNRWSLDEMAFQIEDAGIGILVVDKPRLETAKELRTRRAELHTLVCIDGDDTDGSAVDYERMIADAEPIEDSFVDPDELALLMYTGGTTGRSKGVMLTSGQVMVSAMGATITASLDNQAQRVLHVAPFFHLAAYCGALQHIMIGSTHVLIGDFTVEALAEVISTRRVTMTTLVPTMLQWLLDYAAEHGTDLSSLQCMSYGTAPMPEPLVRKLIDEIPGIRLRQVYGMTELAPAATILTNADHYDRDHPERLRSVGRAAAHAEVRIVDPGDVEVPRGTVGEVVVRGKHMMLGYLNLPEESARALRGGWMHTGDAGYMDDHGYLFLVDRLKDMIVSGGENVYSAEVEKVVHTHPAVASCAVIGVPDEVWGERVHCVVVLEPRHTLTAEDLRDFVGERIARYKAPRTVSIVDAMPLSPVGKILKRKLRDEYVS
- a CDS encoding enoyl-CoA hydratase/isomerase family protein, with protein sequence MDGIRYAVEDGVATITLDRPTAKNAFTLDMVDMWAEYVQQAHRDPAVGALVLTGAGDAFCAGGDLSTISDMTSRAMAGKEALANRIHRVAFAMEAMDKPTIAAVNGVAVGAGMDMALMCDIRFMARSARMGEGYVKLGLVPGDGGAYYLPRIVGTAKALELLLTGDFVDADEALRIGLVARVVDDESLLKETQTFAARLAAGPPLAIRMIKRAVYRSLDTDLRTSLDLISSHMGLVATSEDAREAIAAMKEKRTPMFTGR
- a CDS encoding CaiB/BaiF CoA transferase family protein; this translates as MAARKAGPLAGVRVLELGGIGPGPFASMMLADMGATVIRIVRGAGWSSRNPILNRGRVTVEVDLKDPSGVAAVRRLAEHSDVVVEGFRPGVAERLGLGPKELHDINPKLVYGRMTGWGQDGPWAQAPGHDINYLSLTGALHAIGPKGGDPVPPLNLVADFGGGGMLLAYGIACALVSAAATGSGQVVDAAMVDGASLLMAMAYGHYADGSMVDERGSNMLDGAAPFYRTYRCADDRHMAVGCVEDQFYREFLQILGLDGDELFADQFDRDAWPQQSERIAGLFASRPRTEWEAVFADTEACTTPVLAMREAAAHPHVSARRTFAALDGIVQPMPAPRFDATPPGVPEPPTADPSSVAEALRMFGISQDGRSDPLVDSVLTAPRSPR
- a CDS encoding MFS transporter, whose product is MSSHFDTMSTNPVESEPGRAGARPSRAWLIVGLVTVFILVNFADKVVVGLAGVELMRDLDITPAQFGLVQSSFYWLFAIGSIGGGLLIGRVPAKWLLSGTAALWALAMLPMLWSESFAVLIASRMMLGLAEGPATAMALAVVHSWFTADKRTIPTSIVTAGAGIGPLLAAPLLTTVIVNHSWHAAFGALVLVGALWLPLWMAFGRWGDADSEPVARIAAGSEERIPAMKLLTNRTLIGVAVLMFAMYSSAAIKLSWLPVYFRQGLGYDAASAGRFVALTYLAVAVMVLVTGWVSRVMTKRGVQYRLSRGVFPASLVVAAGVSTLVFAQLGRGLPNLLLIVVGASLASASAGVAMSAVSDVVPQSQRGSVMGALVAFYSMAGVFAPLVLGAIVGGAETPMAGYRSGFGLLGLVVIVGGVLGGLLIDPVRDRPGRVAQGDVGSLAARSID
- a CDS encoding alpha/beta fold hydrolase, translating into MTASSACDGPAVESECADPDRTWFDRVTAVPPGKGEIVVDGARIAYRVWGEDGDRAVVLVHGSAAHSRWWDHLAPWLATNRRVFALDLSGHGDSDHRDSYSRAQWVAEVMAVAQASGPRPIVIGHSLGGFVVLDAAACHGAELGGVVVVDSPVKDSHAQTLPLRERARRPHRIHASADELADRFTALPQSRPIAPHLERYVGRESVRRRENGYSWHFDPKIFECTPMLIDEVLPTSCPVAVVRAEHGSLDAAMCRRLVERLGPRAVAFDIPDCGHSLMLERPLALVSALSALVTWWSTN
- a CDS encoding thiolase C-terminal domain-containing protein; amino-acid sequence: MGPTHRIVASAGAAPRPANVLFATTKTAHQDRTDATAIAAALRLGQDVFCADVCFTPTELVLMEDLGFSERGEGWKDVQNGLFDRNGELPVNPDGGLVSFGHPIDASGHNLGGFPGECVSFMSIVGTEKV
- a CDS encoding TetR/AcrR family transcriptional regulator, with translation MNSRNGQAGRAPGSRRKRLPAAERRVEILTRSARLFYQRGYTGVSVDDIGADIGISGPALYRHFAGKEAILLAIGVGVLDDLVSIVDATLADAAELSARQRLDRTIGPVVEYCLGHRAELAVALRHVRNLNPDRRAEITRRRDELGDRLVPILLDVHPQLGIADAELYVRASAGGVIGLARVGHRNIPRARLVELATGLVSAVLSVSLAPGAEGPVAHTIGWVRSSRREQILHTAIGLFRERGFRGVSMVDIAEAVGVTAAAPYRHFKNKEDILATALHRAGERVTLGMDAALAGADSADSAMNRLLRSYIDVMLEIPDLIVVAAAEQHHLGPDAQAERQRKQQVFIEEWTHCLTTTRPDLSPSDGAAMVSAIAGMLNEVMLSETLAARPGISDELFQLCHAALYPTVDDEAIGETVGQ